Part of the Luteolibacter rhizosphaerae genome, CGACCCTTCACCACCCAAACCCATGCCGCCTTGGCTCATCCACGTCGCGAAATACTACGGCCCTGTGGGCATCCTCTGTGCCTTTGCCATCGTGTGGGGCAACAACATCGACGAGGAGCGCAAGGCGCAGGCGGAACGCTCCTACTTGGACCAGAAGGCCTTCACCACGGAGATCCTGCGTGTCACCACCGAGCAGACCCGCGTGACCGGCTCGACGGCGGAGGCGATCCGGCAGTTCGCCGAGCGGCTGGAGCTGCAGACCGAGGTCATCGAAGCTCAGGGCCGGATCCTCGAAGGGGTGGCTCGGGAGCTCGAGAAGCCCTAAGCCCGGAGGATGAAGGGCGACCGTTTTCTCACGACGGCCGCCCTTCGGTTGGTTCAACTCTCCCCAGAGCGAACGCCGGGATAGTGGCCTAGAGCCGCGGGTTGTCCAACGCATACCCCTACACTACCCCCCTTGACGGCGCATTTTTTCGGTTGTAGCGATCCGGGCGTTCACTCCCATGAACCCCAGGCACTACTTCAAGGTCGGCATCCGCGATGACTTCGCGCTCGATATGGTGGTCGAGCTGCGCCCTTCAGCGTACAACGGGCAGGCCCCGGCCACCGAGTCCGAGCGGATCGCCCGCGACATGCTGGTGAACTTCATGCGCCATGAGTGGGACTGGAACGGGGAGGACAAGGAGGTCAGGCCGGTCGAGGTCCGCATCGAGGTGCCCAAGCCGCTCAACGCCTACCACATGGCCCATGGCGCTCTGTGGTGCTCGCGGTTCTGAGGGTGGCGCGGGAGATGGAGGGGAAGTGAACTTTGCGGCGTGTGGGGTGTCACACTGAGCCATTAGACCTGTGGCTTTGCTAGCTCGTCGGGTACGCGGTAGTTCACTGATGGAAGAATCACAGGTTCGTATCCAGCGATCAGCGTGACATGAGCTACGTAGCTTCGAATGAACGGAAAGGCGATGGCAGGCGCATTTACCCTCACGAAAGCGGAATTCTTGAACTCCTCGTCGAACTCTTCGTCAGTTTCGAAGAAAGAAGAATATTCCACTTCGAAGTGCTGAGCACCTGCATGAGAGGACTTTGCTATTGTGAGTGTAAGGCGGAACTGGACCTCGAAAGTATTTGTGGATTCAGTGAACAGCGTACGATGAGCAAGATCGTATCCGTCATGGGATTCCTCTTCCTCGGAAGCCGCCCTTAGCGCCATCTGAGTGGCGACGTTCTTCTTGAGCTGGAGCTTCATTGAGGACTATGCAGCCAATGCAAGTTCGTTAGAATCGGCAACTTGAATGTCGCAATCATCAACAAATGTCTGGTCACTCCAGTGGCGGCCAGCCGGCTTTCCAACCGTTTCGAACCGGCCCCAACCCCCGGTCGTAATCAACGATTCACCACGTGCGAAAACGTCTTCGGTAAGACCGCAGCTCACATCCACGAGAGGTGAAGTCACCCATTGTGACGGGGTCCGAGGGATGATCTCAATCTCGCATCCCATTTCTGCAAAGGCAGCAACCAGCGCTTCGTCCGAGACCGCCGCGAACATCTCGTCGAATTCTTTTTTTAAAGTTTCAAAGTCCATAGCACAGCCCTCAGCGGTTGGTAGACCCATTGGCTACGATTTCAACGCGGTCAAGCGAAATGCACGTAGCATGATCCCGGATGCAAATAATCGTTGTATTTGGAATGCCTGATTCCACCCAAAAGTATCTCGAGTCCCTCGATAGTTTCGTGAAAAACCACCCTCTCAAACCATCAAATTTTAACATAGAGGCCCAAAAATTTATAACGGAATTATCAAATTTTCTGCCGCTTTGAGGCTCTCCATACTTTGGACGAGCACGACCTCTGAACTCTCGCCGAGCATACTCGAAAAACTTCAGACCCTCGAAGGT contains:
- a CDS encoding protein-export chaperone SecB, giving the protein MKLQLKKNVATQMALRAASEEEESHDGYDLAHRTLFTESTNTFEVQFRLTLTIAKSSHAGAQHFEVEYSSFFETDEEFDEEFKNSAFVRVNAPAIAFPFIRSYVAHVTLIAGYEPVILPSVNYRVPDELAKPQV